CGACGAAATCTCCGAAGAGCAGGCTCGCGCCGCGTTGGATGCCTTGCCTTATCTCATCGACAATCGTTACCCGCACAGCCCACGACTGATCGAATACACATGGCAGCTAAGGCACAACGTCACGTTCTACGACGCCCTTTACGTCGCACTGGCCACCGCACTGGATGTCCCGCTGCTCACGGGCGACTCGCGGCTTGCGGCCGCGCCGGGCCTTCCGTGCGAAATCAAACTCGTTCGGTGACATCCCTTTGCGGGACGCCAATGGCGCCGTCGTAGCCGGGCCAGCCCGTCGTCAGCCTTGGACAGCCTCCAGCGCTGCATTGAACGTCTTGCTGGGCCGCATCACCGCCGTAGTCATGTCGCTGTCCGGCGCGTAGTAGCCGCCGATGTCCACCGGTTCGCCTTGTACCTCGGTGAGCTCTCGCACGATGACGTCTTCGTTTTTGGTCAACACATCTGCCAGCGAGGCGAAGTGTTCGGCCAGCTGCTGGTCGTCGGTCTGCGCGGCCAGCTCTTGTGCCCAGTACATGGCGAGGTAGAACTGGCTGCCCCGGTTGTCGAGTTCACCGGTTTTGCGCGACGGACTCTTGTCGTTGTCCAGCAGCTTGCCGATGGCGGCATCCAGGGTCTTACCCAAGAGTTTGGCCCGCTCGTTACCGGTCTTGATGCCGATATCCTCGAAACCGGCGCCCAGCGCGAGGAACTCACCCAGAGAATCCCAGCGCAGGTGATTCTCCTCCACCAATTGTTTGACGTGCTTGGGTGCCGAACCGCCCGCCCCCGTCTCGTACATTCCGCCGCCGGCCATCAGCGGAACGACGGACAGCATCTTGGCGCTGGTGCCTAACTCCAGGATCGGGAACAGGTCGGTGAGGTAGTCGCGCAGGATGTTGCCGGTCGCGGCGATGGTGTCCAGTCCACGGACCAGGCGCTCGCACGTGTAGCGCATGGATCGCACTTGCGACATGATCTGGATGTCCAGACCTTCGGTGTCG
Above is a window of Mycobacterium tuberculosis H37Rv DNA encoding:
- the vapC1 gene encoding ribonuclease VapC1 (toxin, part of toxin-antitoxin (TA) operon with Rv0064A); protein product: MDECVVDAAAVVDALAGKGASAIVLRGLLKESISNAPHLLDAEVGHALRRAVLSDEISEEQARAALDALPYLIDNRYPHSPRLIEYTWQLRHNVTFYDALYVALATALDVPLLTGDSRLAAAPGLPCEIKLVR